From Staphylococcus sp. IVB6214:
GGTGACTAGTGCAATGATATATGGATAGCCCGGTAGATTGGATTGAACAAGGCGTTCAATCGCATAATTTCGGACGATTATAATACGATCTTTGAAGGTAACTTGATGTGGATAGTTACATTTTGATTGATCAAGTTCAGATACAAATAAAGAGGGAAGCGAACTGGCTTGGTCGGGATCGGGCGTCCTTATTTTGGCATCAACTATACAATCATAATACCCTATAAATTCAGTGTGGGGTTGCTTTTGGTTATCCTTATAATTTTTAAAAGTTAAATGGTACGCAATATCATGTATTGTTGCTGTTGCATGATAAAAATCTCCATTAAAAACAGGTAATGTTTCAATATGAATTATCACTTGTTGAGGTATATCAGATAATTCAGCTTGTTGTAAGGGCAGTGAAGGTGTGCATGATTCGATATAGTAACCAAACACACCTATAAAACTGGCAATTATTAACTTAAAGGATGATTGCTGTTTTATCAACATACTTATGTATAATGTAAACGCGATAAAACAAGCTGAAAAAGTATGATGATAAGCTAACTGACCGATAATATATGACAATAAAATATAAATCATTGACTATCTAAAATATAATTTGCAATGCGTTCTGGTTCAAATGGAATGTGTTCATATTTCACACCCGATTGATCAAGTAATTGTAACGCATACGCATGGTTATGATAATCCTTTGCATAATAAATCGTTTTAATACCTGCTTGAATAATTGACTTTGTGCAATTTAAACATGGGAAGTGAGTGACGTAAATTGTTGCACCTTCTGTTGATACACCTTGCTTAGCACATTGGAGTATTGCATTCATCTCTGCATGTATTGTACGAATGCAATGGCCATCTTCAAGTAGGCAGTCTTCATCGATACAGTGTACCTCACCTGCGACAGAGCCGTTATAACCACCTGCTATAATTCGATTGTCTTTAATAATAGTCGCACCAACAGATAAACGTTTACATGTTGATCGTAATGCAAGTAAATGGGCTTGTGCCATAAAATAATCATGCCATTTGATTCTTTCCATCTAATATCTCCTCTCAATCATTTTTTTAGTTAAATTGATTTTAACATCAAAGTTACACATGCTCCAATCATACTGTAAAATAGGTACTCAAGTTCTCATAGGTTTTGTCGCCAATCCCTTTCACTTCTTTCAATTGTTCTACTGATTGAAATTGACCTTTTTCTTCACGATATGACAAAATGGCTTGCGCTTTTGCCGGACCAATTCCCGGTACATTCGTTAAATCACTTAGTTGTGCAGTATTTAAATTCACGGGCTGATTGTCAGTTGATGAAGGCCTATCATTAGATGCGACAACAGCTTTAGGTTGTTCTCCCTTCTTAGGAATGTACAACATTTTTTGATCAGTCAGTTTTTCTGCAAGATTGATTTGAGATAGATCTGAGTTTGGCAAGATACCCGCTTTATCGAGTAATTGTTTTATGCGATCATCAGACATCATCTGATAAGTATTCGGTCGCTTAACGGCACCTTTAATATCGACGACAATTGGAATAGGTTGTTGCTGATTATTCTGCATTTTATTATGATCATGCGTTGATTTCCCCGTTTCAAATGATGCATTCTGTTGCAAAGGTAAGGGATTGGCAACTGGTTCTGGTTCAGTTGGTGCAAATTGAACAAAAACGACTAATAAACCTACTAAAACAATGCCACTGATTACTACAAGCAATCGGTTTTTAAGACACCAAGCTTGTAATTGTGATAAAAACGACATAAGAAACCCTCCTTTGATGATATACATGCGCAAAGGAGGGATTTTACTTTTATTATTTATAAGCAACAAAAAATAATCTGTCACTCTTTGGATCGTTACATGTAGGATCAAAGTCGTAAAACATTTTAATATTTTTAAATCCGACTGATTCTAACATACTTTGATAGATTGTTTTATCTAACGTTCTCTGAAATTGTGTTTCATCATGACGTACATACTGACCATTGTCTTCTCGGACGAAGAATACTAAATCATGCCATACACTATGTGGTAATTCCCCCGGCTCAGTTTGCCAAACGAGTGTTAAATCTTCTCGATCGTCTAAATAAGTTGCACCGTTAAACTGTGTGTCCATTTTATGTGTTGTATGAACGTCAAAAATTAACACACCCTCGTTTTTTAAATGTTGATGTACATGGTTAAACGTAGCTAGAACATCTTCTTCATCTGCCAAGTAATTTAATGAGTCACATAATATCGTTATAACATCGAAGCGTTCTGACAGTTGGAATTCAGACATATCTCCAACTTTCCAGATGATTTTGTCATGCTTTTGTTGAGCAAATGCAACCATTTCTTCACTTAAATCCATCCCGATAACTTCATCAGAAAAATTCAAAAATGTCGTCGTTAAAGTCCCGGTACCACATCCTAAATCTAATATGGATGACACGTGAGATTTCGGTAAAAAGTGTTGGACAATCTCTTGCCAACGCTCATACGGTTGATCATCTGTCAGTTGATCATAAAAAGCACTAAGTGTTTGGTATGCCATTACGACTTAATAACCTCTTGATAGCCTAAAATTTCAGCATCTTGATATAACTTTTCAAGATTGTAGTAATCACGCTCATCTTTATGGAAAACATGCACAACAACAT
This genomic window contains:
- a CDS encoding class I SAM-dependent methyltransferase, which codes for MAYQTLSAFYDQLTDDQPYERWQEIVQHFLPKSHVSSILDLGCGTGTLTTTFLNFSDEVIGMDLSEEMVAFAQQKHDKIIWKVGDMSEFQLSERFDVITILCDSLNYLADEEDVLATFNHVHQHLKNEGVLIFDVHTTHKMDTQFNGATYLDDREDLTLVWQTEPGELPHSVWHDLVFFVREDNGQYVRHDETQFQRTLDKTIYQSMLESVGFKNIKMFYDFDPTCNDPKSDRLFFVAYK
- a CDS encoding helix-hairpin-helix domain-containing protein; protein product: MSFLSQLQAWCLKNRLLVVISGIVLVGLLVVFVQFAPTEPEPVANPLPLQQNASFETGKSTHDHNKMQNNQQQPIPIVVDIKGAVKRPNTYQMMSDDRIKQLLDKAGILPNSDLSQINLAEKLTDQKMLYIPKKGEQPKAVVASNDRPSSTDNQPVNLNTAQLSDLTNVPGIGPAKAQAILSYREEKGQFQSVEQLKEVKGIGDKTYENLSTYFTV
- a CDS encoding ComE operon protein 2 — its product is MERIKWHDYFMAQAHLLALRSTCKRLSVGATIIKDNRIIAGGYNGSVAGEVHCIDEDCLLEDGHCIRTIHAEMNAILQCAKQGVSTEGATIYVTHFPCLNCTKSIIQAGIKTIYYAKDYHNHAYALQLLDQSGVKYEHIPFEPERIANYILDSQ